A genomic window from Leptolyngbya sp. BL0902 includes:
- a CDS encoding UvrD-helicase domain-containing protein: protein MTNFLAPLNPAQRQAVEHFCGPLLVVAGAGSGKTRALTYRIANLVLTHRIDPENILAVTFTNKAAKEMKERIEILFAEQDAQAKHGKSLSALSDYEQTKLKSQVYKNITKHLWIGTFHALCARILRFDIEKYQHPAGYRWTKSFSIFDESDAQSLVKTIVTQTLNLDDKKFNPRSVRFAISNAKNQKLSPDELEQEQPNYRGRVIADVYRHYQKALAENNALDFDDLILMPVYLFQQNEQVLAYWHKRFRHVLVDEYQDTNRTQYELIRLLATNGEEISEYENWDYRSVFVVGDADQCLPPETEILTPKGLVPIQNLKVGSTVLSTRGQNQLLPATVTQINKGNFQGKIWCIRVGDRVLKGTPHHILMARMVPLLDRYYVYLMFREDRGYRVGITTGQQSNDYGRKEIGFKVRVAQENADKLWVLKAVDTYEEAAYYEAYFAATYGLPTMVFHGKGRKLSISDETIFKLFSEIDTFTRAESLMRDLWLHPEFPHYRPQNGLRRQTINFTMFGNVRKESGRSSHRIQWSSNRADIAEKLSQAGYPIRPGKLPGTYRFETARNSYSEGLAIVKDAAEAGHLEIKRRALINSEIYNFLPLSHLHSGMRVLVDVNGQLEEQDITEVWQEDYDGPVYDLEVEHSHSYLADGVLVHNSIYSFRAADFTILMNFQDDFGDGLPDDDTRTMVKLEENYRSTSNILEVANYLIDNNTERIDKVLRPTRGEGESIFIYHADDEIAEANFVISQIRHLETQHPELNWGDFAILYRTNAQSRAFEEMLTRYGIPYQVVGGMRFYDRREIKDVLAYLRLINNPSDTVSLKRVINVPKRGVGKGTLDKLEQAAQTLGVPLWEILSDETSVKTLAGRSARGVLEFASLVKNYQEDIANQKASTIIQGVLDDSGYLAALKAEGTDEAEDRFGNVQELYNAVLQFEEENVDDPSLEAFLANASLASDLDDTKDGKNAVSLMTLHSSKGLEFPVVFLVGLEEGLFPNYRSMEDPAALEEERRLCYVGITRAQERLFISHARERRLYGQREMASPSLFLSELPADLVSGNTPHRRPGKAKPGHTMTRTSTPMREAQKERESAARPGSGAHERDWKVGDVVVHKSYGAGQVTHIFGAGNKICLAIQFQSQGRKIIDPKLSPLQRAE from the coding sequence ATGACCAACTTTCTCGCCCCCCTCAACCCCGCCCAACGCCAAGCCGTCGAGCACTTCTGCGGCCCGCTGCTGGTGGTGGCCGGAGCCGGATCGGGCAAAACCCGCGCCCTCACCTACCGCATCGCTAACCTGGTGCTCACCCACCGCATCGATCCCGAAAATATCTTGGCCGTCACCTTCACCAACAAAGCCGCCAAGGAAATGAAGGAGCGCATCGAGATTTTGTTTGCCGAACAGGATGCCCAGGCCAAGCACGGCAAATCCCTATCGGCCCTGTCGGATTATGAACAAACCAAGCTCAAATCCCAGGTCTATAAAAATATCACCAAGCATCTGTGGATTGGTACTTTCCACGCTCTTTGTGCCCGAATTTTGCGGTTTGACATTGAAAAATACCAACATCCCGCAGGCTATCGTTGGACAAAGAGCTTTTCGATTTTTGACGAATCCGACGCTCAAAGCCTGGTGAAAACCATCGTCACCCAAACCCTCAATTTGGACGACAAAAAGTTTAACCCTCGCTCCGTGCGTTTCGCCATCAGCAACGCCAAAAACCAAAAACTCTCCCCCGATGAACTAGAGCAAGAACAGCCCAACTATCGCGGACGGGTGATTGCGGATGTCTATCGCCACTACCAAAAAGCCCTCGCTGAAAATAATGCCTTAGATTTCGACGATCTCATTTTGATGCCCGTTTACCTGTTTCAACAAAATGAACAGGTACTCGCCTACTGGCACAAACGTTTTCGCCACGTCCTAGTGGATGAATACCAAGATACTAACCGCACCCAGTACGAACTCATTCGACTTTTGGCAACTAATGGCGAAGAAATTTCTGAATATGAAAACTGGGATTATCGGTCGGTTTTTGTGGTCGGAGATGCCGATCAGTGCCTCCCTCCCGAAACAGAGATTCTGACTCCCAAGGGGCTAGTACCCATCCAAAATCTCAAAGTGGGTAGCACCGTTCTATCGACTAGGGGGCAAAATCAGTTATTGCCTGCTACCGTCACCCAGATTAACAAAGGAAATTTCCAGGGAAAAATTTGGTGCATTCGGGTCGGGGATCGGGTACTGAAGGGAACTCCCCATCACATCCTCATGGCTCGTATGGTGCCCTTGCTAGATCGCTACTATGTTTACCTCATGTTCCGCGAAGATCGAGGCTATCGAGTCGGCATCACGACCGGGCAGCAATCCAATGACTATGGACGCAAGGAAATTGGGTTTAAGGTTAGAGTGGCCCAAGAAAATGCGGATAAACTCTGGGTCTTAAAAGCAGTTGATACCTACGAAGAAGCCGCTTATTATGAAGCTTATTTTGCCGCCACCTATGGATTGCCCACGATGGTCTTCCATGGTAAAGGTCGGAAGTTGAGCATTTCAGATGAAACTATCTTTAAACTTTTCTCTGAAATCGACACCTTCACACGGGCCGAATCGCTCATGCGAGATCTGTGGCTACATCCTGAATTCCCTCACTATCGTCCCCAAAATGGCCTGCGTCGCCAGACCATCAACTTCACGATGTTTGGAAACGTTAGGAAAGAAAGTGGTCGTTCCAGTCATCGTATTCAGTGGTCATCTAATCGAGCCGACATTGCAGAGAAATTGTCCCAAGCCGGATACCCAATTCGTCCCGGCAAGTTACCAGGAACCTATCGCTTTGAAACCGCCCGAAATTCCTATTCAGAAGGGTTGGCTATTGTTAAGGATGCCGCAGAAGCAGGACATCTAGAAATCAAGCGTCGCGCCTTGATTAATAGTGAGATTTATAATTTCCTGCCACTTTCTCACCTGCATTCTGGCATGAGGGTTTTGGTTGATGTTAATGGCCAGCTAGAAGAACAAGACATTACAGAAGTTTGGCAGGAAGACTACGATGGCCCAGTTTATGATTTAGAAGTAGAGCATAGCCATAGCTACCTAGCTGATGGTGTGCTAGTTCATAACTCAATTTATTCCTTTAGGGCGGCAGATTTCACCATTCTGATGAACTTTCAGGATGATTTTGGCGATGGCTTGCCCGATGATGATACCCGCACGATGGTCAAGCTGGAGGAGAACTATCGTTCCACGTCCAATATTCTAGAAGTCGCCAATTACCTGATTGACAACAACACCGAACGCATTGATAAAGTGCTGCGTCCCACCCGTGGCGAGGGCGAAAGCATTTTTATCTACCACGCCGACGATGAAATTGCCGAAGCGAATTTTGTGATTAGCCAAATTCGCCACCTAGAAACCCAGCATCCAGAATTGAACTGGGGGGATTTTGCTATTCTCTACCGCACCAATGCCCAGTCCCGTGCCTTTGAGGAAATGCTGACCCGCTACGGTATTCCCTATCAGGTGGTGGGTGGAATGCGGTTCTATGATCGCCGTGAAATTAAAGACGTTCTGGCCTACCTGCGGTTGATTAATAATCCCTCAGATACGGTGAGCCTAAAGCGAGTGATCAACGTGCCGAAACGAGGAGTCGGCAAGGGTACTTTGGATAAATTGGAACAAGCAGCCCAAACCCTAGGAGTGCCCCTGTGGGAAATTTTGTCTGACGAAACCTCAGTCAAGACCTTGGCCGGACGGTCGGCTAGGGGCGTGTTGGAATTTGCATCATTGGTCAAAAATTATCAGGAAGACATTGCGAATCAAAAGGCATCTACGATTATTCAGGGTGTGCTAGATGACAGCGGATACCTAGCCGCTCTCAAAGCCGAAGGTACCGACGAAGCCGAAGATCGCTTTGGCAACGTGCAGGAACTTTACAACGCCGTGCTGCAATTTGAGGAAGAAAACGTTGATGATCCGTCCCTAGAAGCCTTCTTAGCCAATGCGTCTTTAGCCTCGGATTTAGACGATACCAAAGACGGCAAAAATGCGGTTTCGTTGATGACCCTCCACTCTTCTAAGGGGCTAGAATTTCCGGTGGTGTTTTTGGTGGGGTTAGAGGAAGGGTTATTCCCCAACTATCGCTCTATGGAAGACCCCGCCGCCCTAGAAGAAGAACGTCGTCTTTGCTACGTGGGCATTACCCGTGCCCAGGAGCGGCTCTTCATTTCCCACGCTAGGGAACGCCGCCTCTATGGTCAGCGAGAAATGGCTAGTCCATCACTTTTTCTATCTGAATTACCCGCCGATTTGGTCAGTGGCAACACTCCTCATCGCCGCCCTGGCAAAGCTAAGCCAGGGCATACGATGACTAGGACAAGTACCCCCATGCGCGAGGCCCAAAAAGAGCGGGAATCTGCCGCAAGGCCAGGTAGCGGTGCCCACGAACGCGACTGGAAAGTGGGGGATGTGGTGGTTCACAAATCCTACGGGGCAGGGCAAGTCACTCACATTTTTGGAGCTGGAAATAAGATCTGCCTTGCTATTCAATTTCAGAGCCAAGGACGTAAAATTATTGATCCTAAACTCTCTCCTTTGCAGCGGGCAGAGTAG
- a CDS encoding TRC40/GET3/ArsA family transport-energizing ATPase produces MRVLLMTGKGGVGKTSVAAATGLRCAELGYKTLVLSTDPAHSLADSFDMELGHDPRLVQPNLWGAELDALMELEGNWGAVKRYITDVLQARGLEGIEAEELAILPGMDEIFSLVRMKRHHDEGEFDVLIIDSAPTGTALRLLSLPEVAGWYMRKLYKPFQAVSEVLRPLVQPLFRPVAGFNLPTKEVMDAPYEFYEQLVELEKVLTDAATTSVRLVTNPEKMVLKESLRAHAYLSLYNVGTDLVIANRIIPEEVQDPFFQRMKEKQQVYKQEIHDDFRPLPVKEVPLFAEEMCGIEALHRLKDTLYKDEDPAQVYYKETTLRVVQEASSYSLELYLPGIPKDKIELSKSADELNIRIGNHRRNLVLPQALAALQPSGAKMEDDYLKIRFSSAA; encoded by the coding sequence ATGCGGGTATTGTTGATGACGGGTAAAGGCGGCGTGGGCAAAACCTCTGTGGCGGCGGCTACGGGCCTTCGCTGCGCCGAGCTGGGCTACAAAACCCTGGTGCTGAGTACCGACCCAGCCCACTCCTTGGCCGATAGCTTTGACATGGAACTGGGCCACGATCCGCGCCTGGTGCAGCCCAACCTGTGGGGGGCCGAACTGGATGCCCTAATGGAACTGGAGGGCAACTGGGGAGCGGTGAAGCGCTACATCACCGACGTACTGCAAGCCCGTGGCCTAGAGGGCATCGAGGCCGAAGAATTGGCCATCCTCCCCGGCATGGACGAAATTTTTAGCCTGGTGCGGATGAAGCGCCACCACGACGAAGGCGAATTTGACGTGCTGATCATCGACTCGGCCCCCACCGGAACCGCCCTGCGCCTGCTGAGTTTGCCGGAGGTGGCGGGCTGGTACATGCGGAAACTCTACAAGCCCTTCCAGGCCGTTTCGGAGGTATTGCGTCCCCTGGTGCAACCGCTATTTCGCCCTGTGGCCGGGTTCAACCTGCCCACCAAGGAGGTCATGGACGCCCCCTACGAGTTCTACGAGCAGTTGGTGGAGCTAGAAAAAGTTCTCACCGATGCCGCCACCACTTCGGTGCGTCTGGTCACGAACCCGGAAAAAATGGTGCTGAAGGAATCCCTCCGCGCCCACGCCTACCTGAGTTTGTACAACGTGGGGACAGATTTGGTGATTGCCAACCGCATCATCCCCGAAGAGGTGCAGGATCCCTTCTTCCAGCGGATGAAGGAAAAGCAGCAGGTATACAAACAGGAAATCCACGACGATTTTCGGCCCCTGCCTGTTAAAGAAGTACCCCTGTTTGCTGAAGAAATGTGTGGCATCGAAGCCCTCCATCGCCTCAAGGACACCCTTTATAAGGACGAAGATCCGGCCCAGGTTTACTACAAAGAAACCACCCTGCGCGTGGTGCAAGAGGCCAGCAGCTACAGCCTAGAACTGTACCTGCCCGGCATCCCCAAGGACAAAATTGAGCTGAGCAAATCCGCCGACGAACTCAACATTCGCATCGGCAACCACCGCCGCAACCTGGTGCTGCCCCAAGCCCTCGCGGCCCTGCAACCCTCCGGGGCCAAAATGGAGGATGACTACCTCAAAATTCGCTTTAGCTCAGCGGCCTAG
- the mscL gene encoding large conductance mechanosensitive channel protein MscL — protein sequence MANSTQRAQARARSFWSDFRAFALKGNVVDLAVAVIIGGAFGSIISSFVEDVIMPAVLNPLLAQAGTDWREAVVGPGIRLGSFLGTVIDFVIIALVLFLVVRAFEKMKRKEEVEAAANAEPTTEEKLNETLARLADVLEKRG from the coding sequence ATGGCAAACAGCACTCAACGCGCCCAGGCCAGGGCTCGTAGCTTCTGGAGCGACTTCCGGGCCTTTGCGCTCAAGGGCAATGTGGTGGATCTGGCGGTGGCGGTGATTATCGGCGGCGCTTTTGGATCCATTATTAGCTCCTTTGTGGAGGATGTCATCATGCCTGCCGTGCTCAATCCGCTGCTGGCCCAGGCGGGTACAGACTGGCGGGAGGCGGTGGTTGGCCCCGGCATTCGGTTGGGCAGTTTTTTGGGAACGGTGATCGACTTTGTCATCATTGCCCTCGTTCTATTCCTGGTTGTGCGGGCCTTTGAGAAGATGAAGCGCAAGGAAGAGGTGGAGGCCGCCGCCAACGCCGAACCGACCACCGAAGAAAAGCTCAACGAAACCCTAGCCCGACTGGCGGATGTCCTGGAAAAGCGTGGCTAA
- a CDS encoding MFS transporter: protein MENNPAQPPTSTDLASTRFERWGGPIGLGLTFFMLSYTVGVVQPIMPSLVQEFQSTVGYIQSALVMMSLLTASFTPTAENLSRRLGRKWVFNGALALFALGLGLVMISQNMGLFTLGLAGGTGLAASVLVSTPVALMDRCYPDTVAKKYALLALTVAGISGALTGSILGGIMAYQLNWRWPFGIALLLIPIIARLVWPLLRYQPTRSMAVDWVGGLLSVAGFGCTLVGLSLAADLGWWVPKGIPDQRGFWLAPLGISVVPVLLAAGMICLGLLAFWERQRIRRGEESLLRMGVFNRRIYALGLTIGTLHTLLHVGVQFNLFQFIPAVMGLNPFQTAIAVAPVTIAQLGVLLTLAKRRPRQPHRWLLQWGLGIKALGILLLWWAMGPNLTLLRLMPPLVVFGLGTGIFSTYITSLTFTDTQEEEKAEARGVYRPFQNLGASLGRGVLGTILVGIASIQIVDGILAELGQTLDPAVRRQAIRSLQTAIQTLRPSDRQGIFAALPDAIQPALPSILKTAALSAMQYTLLLAFGLCLICLALSFWLPKTSKQLEAAIE, encoded by the coding sequence ATGGAAAACAACCCAGCCCAGCCGCCAACCTCCACCGATCTAGCCTCCACCCGATTCGAGCGGTGGGGTGGCCCCATTGGCCTGGGGCTGACGTTTTTTATGCTCTCCTATACCGTGGGGGTAGTGCAGCCGATCATGCCCTCGCTGGTGCAGGAGTTTCAGTCTACGGTGGGCTATATCCAATCGGCCCTGGTGATGATGTCGCTGCTGACGGCTTCCTTTACCCCCACTGCCGAAAACCTCAGCCGCCGCCTAGGCCGCAAGTGGGTCTTCAATGGAGCCTTGGCCCTGTTTGCCCTGGGCCTGGGCCTGGTGATGATTAGCCAAAATATGGGGCTGTTTACCCTGGGCCTAGCGGGCGGCACCGGACTAGCGGCCTCGGTGCTGGTAAGCACACCCGTGGCGCTGATGGATCGGTGCTACCCCGATACCGTCGCCAAAAAATATGCCCTACTGGCCCTCACGGTGGCCGGAATTTCTGGAGCTTTGACCGGGTCTATTTTGGGCGGGATCATGGCCTATCAACTGAACTGGCGCTGGCCCTTTGGCATTGCCCTCCTGCTGATTCCCATCATCGCGAGGCTGGTATGGCCGCTGCTGCGCTACCAGCCCACCCGATCCATGGCGGTGGACTGGGTGGGTGGGCTGCTCTCGGTGGCGGGGTTTGGCTGCACCCTGGTGGGGCTCAGCCTTGCCGCCGACTTGGGCTGGTGGGTGCCCAAAGGGATTCCAGATCAGCGAGGCTTTTGGCTGGCTCCTCTAGGCATCTCCGTGGTGCCTGTGCTGCTGGCGGCGGGGATGATTTGCCTGGGGCTGCTGGCCTTTTGGGAACGTCAGCGCATTCGCCGGGGAGAAGAATCGCTGCTGCGGATGGGCGTGTTTAACCGCCGCATCTACGCCCTCGGTCTTACCATTGGCACCCTCCATACCCTGCTCCATGTGGGGGTGCAGTTCAACCTGTTTCAGTTCATCCCGGCGGTGATGGGGCTCAATCCCTTTCAAACGGCCATCGCTGTGGCCCCCGTCACCATTGCTCAGTTGGGGGTGTTGTTGACCCTGGCCAAACGGCGTCCCAGACAACCCCATCGGTGGCTGCTTCAGTGGGGGTTGGGCATCAAGGCTCTGGGTATTCTCCTGCTGTGGTGGGCCATGGGGCCAAACCTCACCCTACTTCGCCTCATGCCTCCTCTGGTGGTCTTTGGCCTGGGGACAGGCATCTTTTCGACCTACATCACCTCTCTCACCTTCACAGATACCCAGGAGGAGGAAAAAGCCGAGGCTAGAGGGGTCTACCGTCCCTTCCAAAATCTGGGGGCATCCCTGGGGCGAGGTGTCTTGGGGACGATTCTCGTCGGCATTGCCTCCATTCAGATTGTGGATGGCATTTTGGCAGAACTGGGCCAAACCCTCGACCCGGCGGTGCGCCGTCAGGCCATTCGCTCCCTCCAAACTGCCATCCAAACCCTGCGCCCCAGCGACCGCCAAGGCATCTTTGCCGCTCTGCCCGATGCCATCCAGCCTGCCTTGCCCAGCATCCTCAAAACCGCCGCCCTATCGGCCATGCAGTACACCCTGCTGCTGGCCTTTGGGCTGTGTCTGATTTGCTTGGCGCTGTCCTTTTGGCTCCCCAAAACCTCCAAACAACTAGAAGCCGCCATTGAATGA
- a CDS encoding GMC oxidoreductase, with protein sequence MIIDDQHYDVIIIGTGAGGGTLARKLAPSGKRILLLERGGAMPLAEQNISDVDIFQKQRYHAPEQWYDDMGEPFTPQMKYAIGGNTKIYGAALQRMREKDFETVAHQDGISPEWGLSYRDFEPYYTEAEALYQVHGQAGADPTEPSRSGDFPFAAVPHNATMQPVVEEIAKHGCRPYPLPMSLSLREDDPTGDAEVFGVVPALDFGNVALKTEAKVTGLHTNPAGTAVKAVQAEVAGQPYLFFADIVVLACGAVNSAAILLQSANDQHPQGLANGSDQVGRNLMKMRMSSIVEITAHGHDGKFPRSVGINDYYWGDNQFHYPMGHIQNMGGVLQDAIFAESPPVLSLITKLMPNFGLKQLANRSIAWWVMTEVLPDPKNRVEVKKGKLHITFNPNNAEAHDRLVYRWLDVLKSVEKDSHLFSRAGMHPRGEVPLPVMANQCGTCKMGTDPATSVLDLNCRTHDLDNLYVVDSSFFPSIPSVGPCLTVIANALRVGDHLLERLR encoded by the coding sequence ATGATTATTGACGACCAGCACTACGATGTCATCATCATTGGCACCGGGGCCGGAGGGGGCACCTTGGCCCGCAAGTTGGCACCGTCGGGGAAGCGAATTTTGCTGCTGGAGCGGGGCGGTGCGATGCCCCTGGCGGAACAGAACATTAGCGATGTGGACATTTTCCAAAAGCAGCGCTACCACGCCCCCGAACAGTGGTACGACGACATGGGCGAACCCTTCACCCCCCAAATGAAGTACGCCATTGGCGGCAACACCAAAATCTATGGGGCGGCTCTGCAACGGATGCGGGAGAAGGACTTTGAAACCGTGGCCCACCAAGACGGGATTTCGCCGGAATGGGGGCTGAGCTACCGCGACTTTGAACCCTACTACACCGAGGCCGAGGCCCTGTACCAAGTCCATGGCCAAGCCGGGGCCGACCCCACCGAACCCAGCCGCAGCGGCGACTTTCCCTTTGCGGCGGTGCCCCACAACGCCACCATGCAGCCCGTGGTGGAGGAAATCGCCAAGCATGGTTGCCGCCCCTACCCGCTGCCCATGTCCCTCTCCCTGCGGGAGGACGACCCCACCGGGGATGCGGAGGTGTTTGGGGTGGTGCCAGCCCTGGATTTTGGCAATGTTGCCCTGAAAACCGAGGCCAAGGTGACGGGGCTGCACACCAACCCAGCCGGAACGGCGGTGAAAGCGGTGCAGGCTGAAGTTGCGGGTCAGCCCTACCTGTTTTTTGCCGATATTGTGGTGCTGGCCTGCGGGGCGGTGAACTCGGCGGCGATTCTGCTGCAATCCGCCAACGACCAGCACCCCCAGGGGTTGGCCAACGGCTCCGACCAGGTGGGCCGCAACCTGATGAAAATGCGGATGAGTTCCATCGTGGAAATCACCGCCCATGGCCACGATGGCAAGTTCCCTCGCTCCGTCGGCATCAACGATTACTACTGGGGCGACAACCAATTCCACTACCCCATGGGCCATATTCAGAACATGGGCGGCGTGCTGCAAGACGCCATCTTTGCCGAATCGCCCCCGGTGCTGTCTCTGATTACCAAGCTGATGCCCAACTTTGGCCTCAAGCAACTGGCCAACCGATCCATCGCCTGGTGGGTGATGACGGAGGTACTGCCCGACCCCAAAAATCGGGTGGAGGTGAAAAAGGGCAAGCTCCACATCACCTTTAACCCCAACAACGCCGAGGCCCATGATCGCCTGGTCTACCGCTGGCTGGATGTGCTGAAATCCGTGGAAAAAGACAGCCACCTGTTCTCCCGCGCCGGAATGCACCCCCGTGGGGAAGTGCCCCTGCCCGTGATGGCCAACCAGTGCGGCACCTGCAAAATGGGCACTGACCCCGCCACCTCGGTGCTGGATCTGAATTGCCGCACCCACGACCTCGACAATCTCTACGTGGTCGATAGCAGCTTTTTCCCCTCCATCCCCAGCGTGGGGCCATGCCTGACGGTGATTGCCAACGCCCTGCGGGTGGGGGATCATCTGCTAGAACGATTGCGGTAG
- a CDS encoding AAA family ATPase, which yields MGFTEDLGLLLRARYPIIYVATAEEERAEAEITASAKAQGDRAVYLWDFVDGYQGNLNDAGFGRRNPLQALELVEKLPTSAPAVFILRDFQRFLDDIAISRKLRNLARLLKSQPKNIVILSPQLAIPEELGEIVTVLEFTLPSAAAIRQEVQQLLGATGTNLSSTMLDEVVRSCQGLSLERIRRVLGRAIASHGAFDDRDLDLILEEKRQTIRQTQILDYYPATEQISDIGGLDNLKDWLLKRGTAFSEKARQYGLPYPRGLLLIGIQGTGKSLTAKAIAHHWHLPLLRLDVGRLFGGLVGESESRTRQMIQLAEALAPCVLWIDEIDKAFAGVEGRSDGGTTSRVFGTFITWMAEKRSPVFVVATANNIQALPPEMLRRGRFDEIFFVGLPSQPERQAIFEVHLSRLRPHSLANYDLPRLAEETPDFSGAEIEQMIVEAMHLGFSQNRDFTTNDILEAASQIVPLARTAQEQIEALQAWAYSGKARLASRNDLSQRLSRSDNR from the coding sequence ATGGGTTTTACTGAGGATCTAGGGCTGCTGCTGCGTGCCCGCTACCCGATTATCTACGTGGCCACCGCCGAAGAAGAACGGGCCGAAGCAGAGATTACCGCCAGCGCCAAGGCCCAAGGAGATCGGGCGGTGTATCTGTGGGACTTTGTGGATGGCTACCAGGGCAACCTGAATGATGCGGGCTTTGGGCGGCGCAATCCGTTGCAGGCGTTGGAATTGGTGGAAAAGCTGCCCACCTCGGCCCCAGCAGTGTTTATTTTGCGGGACTTTCAGCGATTTTTAGACGATATCGCCATTTCCCGCAAGCTACGGAACCTGGCACGATTGCTGAAGTCGCAGCCCAAAAATATTGTCATCCTGTCGCCCCAGTTGGCCATCCCAGAGGAACTGGGGGAAATTGTGACGGTGCTGGAGTTCACCCTGCCCTCGGCGGCGGCGATTCGGCAAGAGGTGCAGCAACTGCTGGGGGCCACGGGCACGAATCTGTCCTCCACCATGCTGGATGAGGTAGTGCGTTCCTGCCAGGGGCTTTCCCTAGAGCGGATTCGGCGGGTGTTGGGCCGTGCCATCGCCAGCCACGGAGCCTTTGACGACCGGGATCTGGATTTGATTCTAGAGGAAAAGCGGCAGACCATTCGCCAAACCCAAATTTTGGATTACTACCCCGCCACCGAGCAAATTTCCGACATCGGTGGTCTAGACAACCTCAAGGATTGGCTGCTAAAACGGGGCACGGCCTTTTCGGAAAAGGCCCGTCAGTACGGTCTGCCCTACCCCCGTGGGCTGCTGCTGATTGGCATCCAGGGCACCGGAAAATCCCTCACCGCCAAGGCCATTGCCCACCACTGGCACCTGCCCCTGCTGCGGCTGGATGTGGGGCGGCTGTTTGGCGGATTGGTGGGGGAATCAGAGTCTCGCACCCGGCAGATGATTCAACTGGCGGAAGCCCTGGCCCCCTGTGTGCTGTGGATTGACGAAATTGACAAAGCCTTTGCCGGGGTGGAAGGCCGCAGCGACGGCGGCACCACCAGCCGCGTGTTTGGCACCTTCATCACCTGGATGGCGGAAAAACGCTCCCCGGTGTTTGTGGTGGCCACAGCCAACAACATTCAAGCCCTGCCGCCGGAAATGCTGCGCCGAGGCCGATTCGACGAAATTTTCTTTGTGGGCTTGCCCAGCCAACCCGAACGGCAGGCTATCTTTGAGGTGCATCTTTCCCGTCTGCGGCCCCACAGCTTGGCGAATTACGACCTGCCCCGCCTCGCCGAAGAAACCCCCGATTTTTCTGGGGCCGAAATTGAGCAGATGATCGTGGAAGCCATGCACCTCGGCTTTAGCCAAAACCGCGACTTCACCACCAACGACATCCTGGAAGCCGCCAGCCAGATCGTGCCCCTGGCCCGCACCGCCCAAGAGCAAATCGAGGCGCTGCAAGCCTGGGCGTACTCTGGCAAAGCCCGTCTCGCTTCTCGCAATGACCTCAGCCAACGCCTCAGCCGCTCGGACAATCGTTAA
- the trpB gene encoding tryptophan synthase subunit beta: protein MTQTPLSPRPSAASIDAPRPDALGRFGQFGGKYVPETLMPALSELEEAFYRYKDEAGFKAELDGLLADYVGRPSPLYFAERLTAHYRRPDGQGPDIYLKREDLNHTGAHKINNALAQVLLAKRMGKQRIIAETGAGQHGVATATVCARFGLQCVIYMGVHDMERQALNVFRMRLMGAEVRGVAAGTGTLKDATSEAIRDWVTNVETTHYILGSVAGPHPYPMMVRDFHAIIGEETRVQCQEKWGGLPDILIACVGGGSNAMGLFNEFIPDTSVRMIGIEAAGSGVNSGKHAATLTAGRVGVLHGAMSYLLQDTDGQVIEAHSISAGLDYPGVGPEHSFLKDAGRAEYYSVTDQEALDAFQRVSRLEGIIPALETAHAFAYLETLCPQLSGNPRIVINSSGRGDKDVNTVAKALGDLG from the coding sequence GTGACCCAAACGCCGCTCTCCCCCCGTCCGTCCGCCGCTTCCATTGATGCGCCCCGCCCCGATGCCCTGGGCCGTTTTGGCCAGTTTGGCGGCAAGTATGTGCCCGAAACCCTGATGCCCGCCCTCAGCGAACTGGAGGAAGCCTTCTATCGCTACAAGGATGAGGCTGGGTTCAAAGCGGAACTCGATGGGCTGCTGGCCGACTATGTAGGGCGTCCCAGCCCGCTGTATTTTGCGGAACGCCTCACCGCCCACTATCGCCGCCCCGATGGCCAAGGCCCCGACATTTACCTGAAGCGGGAAGACCTGAACCATACTGGGGCTCACAAGATTAACAACGCCCTGGCCCAGGTGTTGCTGGCCAAGCGCATGGGCAAACAGCGCATCATTGCCGAAACCGGGGCCGGACAGCACGGGGTTGCCACCGCTACGGTGTGCGCCCGCTTTGGCCTCCAGTGCGTCATCTACATGGGCGTCCACGACATGGAGCGGCAGGCGTTGAACGTGTTTCGGATGCGGCTGATGGGGGCTGAGGTGCGGGGCGTGGCCGCTGGCACAGGCACCCTCAAGGACGCGACGTCTGAAGCCATCCGCGACTGGGTGACGAACGTGGAAACCACCCACTACATCCTCGGATCCGTGGCTGGCCCCCACCCCTACCCCATGATGGTGCGCGATTTCCATGCCATCATCGGCGAAGAAACCCGCGTCCAGTGTCAGGAAAAATGGGGCGGCCTGCCGGATATCCTGATCGCCTGCGTGGGCGGCGGCTCCAATGCCATGGGCCTGTTCAATGAGTTCATCCCCGATACCAGCGTGCGGATGATCGGCATCGAAGCGGCGGGCAGCGGTGTCAACAGCGGCAAACACGCGGCTACCCTCACCGCCGGACGGGTCGGCGTGCTCCACGGAGCCATGAGCTATCTGCTGCAAGACACCGATGGCCAGGTGATTGAAGCCCACTCCATCAGCGCGGGCCTAGACTACCCCGGTGTTGGCCCCGAACACAGCTTCCTCAAGGATGCCGGACGGGCCGAATACTACAGCGTCACCGACCAGGAAGCCCTCGATGCCTTCCAGCGGGTGTCTCGCCTAGAGGGGATTATCCCCGCCCTAGAAACCGCCCACGCCTTTGCCTACCTCGAAACCCTTTGTCCCCAGCTATCGGGCAACCCCCGCATTGTGATCAACTCCTCTGGCCGGGGCGACAAGGACGTAAACACCGTAGCTAAAGCCCTGGGCGACCTCGGATAG